The sequence GCCTTCTTAGCCGTCTTGCGGGCTTGAGCTGGGTGGAGTCCGCAGGCGGCGACGAGGTAGTCCTCGAGGGAGAACGGGGCGGTGGAGGACGAGGTGGAGGTTGAGAGGAGCCAGGCGCGGTGGTAGATGGGGGAAGGGAGCGAGGAGGCCGCGCggtggagagggaggaggtgcCTGCGGAGGAGCAGCATGGCggtgggccgcgggcggcggtgggggcggcggcgggccggcggcggaggtgggggcggcggcgggtcgatTCGGCGGTCTTCCCCAGTTgagatggagatgaaccggtcGGTCAGCGTCAGGGTGAAGGGAAGCCCGTTCCcacctcttttcttttcttttcccgtGGTAAAACCGTAAAAGGGCGCTCCTCTTTTTTTCCCAGCTGCAATTCGTTTTTTTGTTCTGATCTTTTCCAGCGTATTTGATCACCGGACTTTCCCGTCATCATAATTTGAACACGTCAtcataatttgaaatttgaatcgCATGATTTCAACGAAATTATTTGGATTAATGCCAGAAAATTAGTTAATGACACTGACACGAGCACACCACATGCACACTTGTAGTTGTTCTTCGTTGGCCGCCTGGCCGGAGTTCTTCAGCTGGTGGCAGGGGTTTGTCATCTTCTAATCTATGTATAATAATATCTCTGAATTTTAACCTTTCTGCCCAAATAGGCAGCAGCTTAGTCACAAACTTACTAATTTCTCGAGATCCCGCTATCTTACTGCCCACAAATAACTACAAAAACAAATGCCATGATTCATTGCAGACATCATTTATTTGATCACCACTGTTATGCAAGCTGCAGCGACAGAACCAGCACTGAAGAAACAACCTCACGTCCACAGCGACTTACAGCAGCGCATACCAGATTTATTACCCGATCAGACCACAAACAGCACGGCACGGAATCGGGCAGCGACAGTGCGGCACGCAAGGGCTGATCAGTGATCACTCCTGCCCCAGGAGCGCGAGGAGCATATTCTCGTAGTCACCGGAGGTGTCCCCCGCGACAGCGCGATCCAGCGGCACGCTGTTCCTCTTCTGGTACGCCTCCTTGATCAGCTTCAGGTCCACCTCTGCGCGCGTGGTGATGACCCGGGTCAGGGAGCTCTCGTCCGTGCCTAGCCCCGCGATCGCCTGCCTGACGACCTTCTCGAAGTACCTGTCGGGGCAGGTGAAGCAGCGGATGATTGCCCGCAGCGTCTTGAGGTACTCATCCTTGGGATCAGCCTTCAGATCCTGTGGACCACAGAGCTTAATATTAAGCAGGTCAATGAGGAATTTGCTAGAAAGTCGGTAGTGAATCATGCAAATCTTTTTGCTGATCTGCGTAGTTGATATCATATTAGTAGAATGCTAGGTCATGCAAATGATACATGCAGCTAGTGTACAGAACTTAAACTCTAAAACCAGCAAAACATCAAACTGAACATAGTACTTTTACCAGTTGTTCTGAATGGATTTGAAAGCTGAGTCTATAATCACTGaatttttttgataaaaataGTACTTCTGACTTCAAAGTGGCAACGTGACTCTGCAGTGGTAGTTAGTATACTATTATCTGGGAAAAGAGAACATTTTTACAGACATGTTCCAGCACCAAAACACCAGAGCTATCATGCAAATGTTTTTTAGCAGAAATTAGGAAGCGCTACTGTGAATCAATATAGTCAAGATATGGCATGCATATCACATGAATATGTAACTCATTCTCTTCAAAAAGACTAAGGAAATCTTAAAACGTTAAATAATCTAGAAAGAAATTTCAACTATAGTCCTACATAGTTCTGAACATGGATAGAATTGCCAGAGCATCATGAAATTTCTGTACCAAATACGAAACAGAACAAGCTGCAAATTGAAATAGATCAACAAAGTCTATCTGTCATAACGGATGCAACCAATCCAGACATAAGCAACATGGGCTGAACACTAACTATTGGATAAGGCTGATCTTGAAAGGTGTAGGAACTAAAACGAGTAAATAGCTTTCCAAATGTTACACATGCTCCTTTCAAATTGGGTGAATGAATAAACAGTATATGAACAGAGTTGTATCAGCAGAAGCAGGCATGAGCAACAGCTTATTATTTTCCATCAGAATATGAATGGGTAATTTGTATTAATGTGGGTTGCGATACAAGTAAATGAGGGACAAAATGCAACCGTAGATGCACCTTACTCATTCCATAACTGCATAATCTGATTCAACTGTAGTGCAATGCAGAAGCACACATAGGTATTGCAAATTGTAAATAACAAGTTGGTCACTTCCTGTATCATTTTATACAGCAAAAAATAACATAAGTTTATTAGATATGTATGCACCTTGTTGATTGGGTGGCCAAATGCATCATTGTAGTAATTGAATGTAGCAAGCAGCTGAGCTTTGCTCCTAGTGGTGAGGATTCTGATGATCTCATCATCACTGTAAGACTTGTGTTGGATCTTCTCATGAAGTATTTTGGCTTCTGAGTGTGCCAACCTTGTGTTGACCTCTGGTCCATCATAACGGTATGCAGTTACAAGTGGCACCAACAGCTGAAATGAAGAATAAAGGAAAGGTCAGATCACagaatttggcaatgtttcctTTTTTGCACTGTTTTCCCTATTGTCGAATGCTCAGGTGGCTAGTGAAACTAGAATAAGGTTGCCAAAAACTAAAATGACAATAAGTGAGCCATCCTTTAAACTAGCAAACCTCATATGCAACCTTATTTTAAGAGTGACACAAACAAAATGAGAAAATGACAGGGCAAGGGGGCATCAGATTTTGGATGAACGAAAACTGAATTTGATTTGACCTCTGCTTTTAAGGAGGACCAGAagtgcattttggactgttaAATTTTACAGGTCACCAGGATGCGACAATGGAAACAAATCATATATGAATGATTCATAAAGACCAATCTATAATGAATCTTTTACACAATGGGATATGACAACTACCAATCTCATTAACGAACATTTTAGATCCACCAAcctatttaatatttcataacaTTGTGGGACAAAAGTCAACATCATAAGCATGGTATTTGACGATCTTGAACTTGTCTATCAGCTTCAGAACAGAACTGATCAATATCACACATTGGTACTTACGATAAAAACATGATTTAAATCAACATTTGATAAATAAAAATTAACAAATCAAGATCCTGTCCAATATCCTTCGAAGATTAGCAGGTATCATAATACTGTTCCAATCACTAGGACACATGTATCAAATCGAAGTAGCGGTGCTAATTCTGGAGGCACTGCACAAGAAATGAGAGAAACACATCACCTTGCGGAAGTCCCCTTTGACGTGCGCAGCGATGTCCTCCTCCAGCGAGCGCTTGAAGCGCTCGTGGTACGCCTGCCTGACGGCGAAGAGCTGCGCGGAGCCGCGCGTGCACGCGATCTCGACGAGCACGCGGTTCCCGGGCTGCCACTTCCTGGCCGCCTCGTTGGCGAGCACCGCGTCCCGCTCCGCCGGGTCCAGCGTCCACAGGATCACGGCCCTCTGGCCCCATCAATCACAGCCCGATCAGGGAAAGATCTGGGAACGACCTCGTCGCGCTCGCGCGGAGGGGTGGATTCCAGCCAGCGCGTGCGGCGACGACTGGTGATGGTGCGGGGGTTTACCTCGAAGTCGCCCGAGATCTCGTCGGTGATGGAGCGGAGGAGCTCCTCGCCGTACGTCTCCGCGTAGGCGCGGCGGATGGCGCGGCGCtgcgcggcgtcgcggtggcccAGGATGGAGATGATGAGCGCCTCGTTCGTGCCCCACCCTGCACGGCCCCCAGCGGGGGAGACAAACGCAATGTCAGATCGCGCGATCGCGTCACCCTCACCCTCGCAGGCGTTGCGCGGACAAGGGAAATGCGGGCCGAGACACGGGGCCTagatgcgcgcgcgcgcgcgcgcgcgcgcgagagagagagagagagagagagagagagagagagagagggagggaccGACCTTGGAACGCCTTGCGGAGCTGCTCGCAGTCGTCGGCGGCGGTCGGGACGGTGGCGGGGACCTTGAGCGTCgccatcggcggtggaggctGGGATGCGGGATCTCGAGACGGGGCGCCGGTGGTGGAGTGCGCGTCCGTTCGAGCAGGAGgggttttttttacatttttaccattataaaaaaGGTAATTTGCTGGTTTAATACTTTTAAACGGGCTCACTATTGTAACTGGAAATATTAtgtttttaccatttttgtCTACGTGGTAGGACACGGCGGCAGACCACGTTGGCGCCCGGTCAGCAAGGCAAGGCGAAATGTCGTTTCTGCCCCCGCCCCTTTGTTCATGTGCCCGTGACCCCCGGTCCGGCCGTTGACCGCTCCCACTCTCCTCCCTCTCGttatcccgccgccgccgacgcctttcttccccactgcgccgccgccgcctctcccgtCCCGCCTTCCCCAGCACAACGGCGAATAGGGCTATGGCGCAGAGGGCCGactcctccagctccagcgcGAGTAGGGCGACGAGGAGGCAGGGGAGAGGAGTGAGCTCCTTGTGTGAGCAGCATCTGGTCGGTAAAGAGACTGGGCTGCCTTTGATCGTGTGCCCCGATTGCGATCTTGCCCGAGTGATTGAGCTTCGCGTGGTCAAGCTGGAAAGTCAGAACAAGGGGCGCATCTTCTTCAAATACCCGAGAAATGGGGTAAGTTATGAGTTTTTTCCATTTTCAATCAAACCTAGGGTTTCAATGTTGATCGTTTTTTTGCAGAATCCGAAGCTGTGTGGCTTTTATAGGTTTCAGAGGGAGTATTTGGATGAGCTGGTGGAGAAGAAGATCGTCAGGATATGCAATCAGATTGATGAACATGGAGGAAAAGAAGATGAAGCACCTGGTGAAAATGAGGGGATGAAGCAAAACGATGGGATGAAGCAACTGGAGAACAAGATGGAGAGACTGATGTGAAAAATGAATATTTTCATTGGTTGTATTGCAATAGTTGTATTGACGTTTGTGGTAAAATCTATTGCAATGAACTGATGTAGACAGTAGTGTGTTTCAGTAGGGAATGAACTTGACTGAGCAAATGAAAATATAGAGTTTGTTCATGTCTAATTTGTAAAGTGCTCAGCTTCTTTTGAATGCAAATTGAATGAGCAAATGAAATGAGCTAATTTGAATGAGCAAATGGATGCAAATTGAACAGAAAAGATGTCCATGACATAGCATATAGGGCATGGTAAATGTTTCCAACAGAGAATACATGGAGTTCCCAACTACAATTGTTCATACAGCACAGAAGTTGCTAAAGACCATGCAAAATATAGTATTTTGGCCAATCATACAACACAAAAGACAATGCTATCACTGCTCACTGCTCACTTGCTCTTGTGTGCTTTCTTCTTAGGTGGTGTTTTCTTCACTTTACTTGCCAAGGTCTTTCTCTTTGGTGTAAGTTTCTTGCCATGTTCATCATCTGAGAATAGTGCCATGCCATGGAAACAAGTACACACATTGAACAAATGACTTAAATAATTTGGAAAAAGATGTTGAAGACAATGACAATAATTTTTTAACTGGGGGTAGTCTCAATGGGTTCTAGGGCATTAACCACTGCCAAAGCCATAGGTTCAAGGGGTGATTCTTCACTTGGCTCAGGGACAGATGATGCAAATTCATTTCTGGTAGCTTCAACCTCTTCCCTTGCTGCTGCTTCTACTGCTTTCcttgctgctgcttctgctgcttTCCTTGCTGTTGTTGTCTTCAGTTCTACTTCTTCTGCATCTCTCTTTGCTTTTGCAACAGCTTTCCTTGCCAGTGCTCCTCTAATCATTGGAGTTGGCTATTCAGTAGCATCAGCAGCAGTTGGCTTGGACTTCTTTTTTCTCCCAGACttagcaagattctttttcTTAGATTTTTTTCCTGTAAAAAAAGTGTAATGAATTATGGTTACAAAATAAGAAATTATGTAAAGACACTATGAAAAATAAAGTAGTTATGCACATTTTTTTGTTCCAGTCAGATGACACTTCCAGCTAGTAGCTCGGTGACCATACTCATGGCAGTTAGGGCACCTGACTTGCCTAGTTGCTTTGCCTGATCTCTCCCTAGCTGATTTGATCCTATTTTTCCTCAACCTTTCTGGCTCTTTCTTTTTCTGGATAGGAGGGTGCAGTGTAAACCCCTTGTCAACTTCAGGCCATTGATTTCTGTCAGTGATGCTAGAAATAATACCTGCATAAGCTGCTTGAAACTTGGCCACTGAATAATAGTTGTCCACAAAAGAATCCATATCAGGCTGCCTCATGCTAGTTATCACAGTCAATGCATGTGGACATGGTTTACCAGCCACTTGACACTGTCTGTATGTGCAAATTTTTTGAGACAAATACACGACATGTCTTCTAACTTCTTCATCTTTGTACACCTCTGTGACTTCAGCTTTATTTGGGTGACCTTTGGAAATCTTCAGGTGTCCTAGTCCCCTAGATGCAGCATTGAGCTGATGTATCACAACATGCAATATATCATGAGATAATGATGTAGAAATCTTCCTTCTTTTGGCAAACAAGATCATTACCTTCTCTCTAATAGCATCTGCCATGCAATGCAGAGGTAGGTCTTTCATCTCTTTGATCCATGCATTCCAACATTCAGCTAAATTGTTGTTTATATAGTCACACTTGATGTCTGGAGAGAACTTGCATCTTGCCCAAAGAAAAGGATGATGCTCATCTAATCATTTTTTGATGTCTGGACTAGCTGCCAGCACCTTGTCAAATAAATATTTGAATTTATGGGGAGAATATGCTCTAGATGCAGGCCACATATTTTTGGCATATACATCACTAGTGTAGTAGTTCTTTAGGTTATCCATTAAATACCTGAAACATTCTCTCCACTCTGCATCTGGAAACACATCTTTGACAGATGACTCTAGTCCCTTGCTTGCATCTGTACAGATAGCTAAATGCTGCATGGGGCCTATTGATTTCTTAAGTTGTTGCATGAACCAAATCCAATTTTCCTTACTCTCTCCCTCAAAAAAAACAAAGGCCACTGAAAACATCCAATTGTGCCCATCCAAAGCTAATGCTGCAGGCATGTGGCCACACCACATGCCATTTAGATGAGTGGCATCTATACTAAGGTAAAGCCTACAGCCATTCAAGAAATCATCTATACTAGCTTTGAAGGCACAGAAAAATTTACTAAACCTAACTTTGCCATCATTATCAGTCACAGTGTCTATCTCTACCACACTGCCTGGAGATCTCAATTCTATCTCTGCCTTAAACCTATACAACCAATCAAAGGAATCAGTCCACTTACCAAAAATCCTCTCAGATGCTCTGTTTGTCCCATTGTACACTGTCTGGTAGGGGATTTCAATGTTGTATTTGAATCTCAACTGCTTTTGCATTTCTGAAGCCCCCATTGTTGGGTTCATCTTGAGCAATGTAATAGCTCTATCTGCCATTCAGTTTATTGATGCTATCTTGCTCAGAACTTTTTGTGTAGATGCACACTGATGTTGTCCCTCATTTATTTGTATCTGCATTTACAAAACAAAAATCAAACTAGGTATAATTATAATTAAAAATGTAAATATCAGAGCATGAAAACAACCACAAATAAGTAAGTAACAATCACACTAGGAAAAATTTTAGAAGTTATACCCTGATACTGCCATCATGCTGTGTTCTAGTTTTAAATTTTCATGGACATCCTAGAGCTGCACAGCAAACCATGTACCTTTCTTCGTCAGAGTGCTCAGTTTGAAGCTCAAACTCATTAACAATAGCATGCTGCTTAGCTGCAAGCCTCAACTCTGGCATGCTGGGGTAGCAGATGCCTACACTCAGATCAGGATGGTACTGTCCCATTCATACAGTGGCTCCTCATCAGTTGTGTCATCAACATTTACAGGTGCTTCATTGATGTCTTCCTGCATCTCTGCTGACATAGCTGGAAATGGCACGTCTTGTCCATGACCAGCTTCTTCTGGTTCCACAACATCCTTGAATCCCATTGCCTGAAATATAAGGTCCTTATCAATAAGCTGTGCAGCTAAACCATCATCATCTGGGTTCTCTAAAATGGTGAGAGTGCTCCAATCAACTGCTGGTGGCTGTTGAGCAGGTGCTGCTTGCGGGGAACTGTGGGTATCACCACATCCTTCAACATCAGTAGCCTCTGCATTGGTTTCATTAGTCACACCAGAGACACATCTATCTTTTGAAGCATCTGATGAAGATTTTCCCTTAATTGAGTCTTTGCTCACAACATCTACTACAAAAATAGCATGCCTCTCATTCCATATGTCCTCAATCATCTACTGCATATGTTCATCCCTCCTTAGCTTCCACTCAGACCCAGTATCTTGGTCAAGAACCCAAACTGCCAGTGTTTGACTAGGCCCCCATATAATCTTTGAGGCTAAATCCTCACTGAATTGAGCCAGAGAGTACTGACTGTTCCTATCAAACCATATGTTATGCTGCTGCTCTGCCATTTCCACTAGCCCAAATTCACCATCAGCAACATATGGAGAAACCTTAACAACTAGCCTAAACGCACTACCAGGATCGATCCTGGCATCATCATAAATAATGAAAACAAATGAGGATCCACACACGCTCTTACTATGCATAGTAGGCACATTTATCGGGTGGAGCTTAAGAACTCACCAGAGAGGGCAATCACCAGGATCCATTGCGGCAACGGGAGATGGCGACCTATTACATCACACGCCTGAACCGAGAAAGAACAAATCAAACGTCGCAAAACCTGAGATCCCGCAAAACCTAAACCTAATCGCTGCGGGTGGCCATGAGGAAACAAACCCACAAACCTTTCCCTTAGTTGCGGCGGAATGGAATTGCGGTCACCATGGCAAGAGCCCCAGCCGCCGTTGCGCTGGGGGAGGCGGGacgggagaggcggcggcgcagtggggaagaaaggcgtcggcggcggcgggatagTGAGAGGGAGGAGAGTGGGAGTGGTCAACGGCCGGACCGGGGGTCACGGGCACATGAACAAAGGGGCGGGAGCAGAAACGACATTTCGCCTCGCCTTGCTGATCGGGCGCCAATGTGGCCTGCCGCCGTGTCCTGCCACGTAGGCAAAAATAGTAAAAACGTAAGATTTCCAGCTACAGTAGTGCTAAATCTGTAGGAGTCCGTTTAAGAGTACTAAATCAGCGAGTGACCTTTCTtgtaatggtaaaaatgtaaaaaaccTGTAGGGGAGGAGGGGCCCGAAGGAAATGGTGGGCGACCGGACGATGGGTTTAAGGAAGGTGGTAGACGCGGCCGTGTAAAGCGTAATAATTATtcgaaatttaaatttttgaaaGGGGAATTCAATTATTAGCATTAGTGATCGGATCTTATCTGGATCAATGTTGTTGAATGTATGGAAAACAGAGGACCTGCGTCCTGGAAGGATCTGTCAAGGCTGGAGCCATCTTTACCGATGGAAATGAGTAATTACTGAGTTGAGGTAGTTTGCTGGATTGGTAGATTGCATACAGCTCAATTCCTGATCGATGTCAGAGCGTGCATTGTTTGGTGGATTGCAGAAGCTATCACTCGGTACACCTCGTCTCGCCGGAAGAGCGAACCCGGCCGGACCGGAGGCCCCCAGTTGCGCACGGCAGGATCCGTGCGGCACGAGGGCACGACACGTCCCGCCTCCCATCCCATccgcagccgcgcgccgccacggcAAAAGGTCAGAGCACTGTTCGTATCGTGCCGTCCCTTGCCACGGgatccccccctcccccccaccCACGGGCACAGGCGCACAGCGCGCGCGGCGAGCTCTGCGCTTCCactagccccctctctccaccgATCTCTCACCCAAGCACCCAACCGCCCCGCACTCGAACTCGAACTCGAACGCCCTCGAGGCTCGGCTTGGTTCCGGCAACGTCGGAGGAGCACGGGGATGGCGATCGGGCTCCCCTCGCCCGCCTTCCTCACCTGAACCCTTGATCCCACCAGCGCGGCGCGAGGGGCGCGGGCATGGGGTACCTGCCGGCCCTGGGCGGGAAGGCGGCGCACCTGGTGTCCGACCTCGCCACCGTCATCCTCAACCCCGTCTCCGAGCGGGAGCGCCAGCGGCACCACGCATCCCACCTCCCGGTGAGctcctcctgcgccgcctcctcaTTTTCCCCCTTCCTTCCCCACCTTCGCCCCGAAGGCCGATCGCTCTGCTCCGCAAATCCCGTTTCATTTCTGCGCCCTGCTGTTCCCGATCCGAGCAATTGGCTATTAGGGTGATGCGACTAGAGATTTTAGTGTAGCGTCGGCTTTTATATTCCGTCGACCGTGCTGTTTTTTGCTGGGTTTTGTTTGGcctcttggggggggggggggttagggTATCCTCGCGGCGGTCCTGCTAATTGGGAGCCGAGAGATGTGATATGAGTAGTGTTAATTCATCGGGATCTTATCCTAGTGGATTTATGGAGCGCCCGAGTGTGATAAAAGCCTCTATGGATATTACTTTGCTGGTAGAGCCAAATTATGGACCCAATTGCACTGGGGTAGCACCAAACCAGGAAGATGGTACACACTTAGCCAATACTCAGATTTCGATTAGGCTCTAATTCTCCCCTTCTATGCTTGAGAAAATGGGTATTGaagaaatatatccaaaatGTTCGCCTAATTAAGTTTCTGCACAGGATAGCAGTTTAGGCTTCtttgtttttaatttatttctcTGTTTTTTTAGTCCTGAGGACGAATCCCACTCCATATGCATtgcaaaataggaaaaaaaagacaaaGTATCTACTATCGCTCTCATGACATTAGTACATTACAGAACCAGGTGAACACCTTCTCAGATTTGCCATCAGGTCTTATAAACCAGCAAACTTTGACATTCGTTTCATAGAAGTCACTTTtacccaacttgcttggggcCAAAAGGCTTTGTTCTTGCTGTTGCTGTAAGCTGCTTTTACTTTTGTGCATGCAATTTTGGAGATAAGTAACATCCAGGGTAATGACAGACTGAAAAGTGGTAAATCCAAGTGTCTACAAGTGTCTTGTGATACATTATTACTGTTATATGGTGTAATTGTTTGCAATTTTGCATAGAGAAAAAGTTTGAATGTTACCTCCATGAAAGGAAAGAGCCTGTAGCTGGAAATACTGATGGGTTGTGTAGCTTCTGAATAATTGGCAAAATGGCAATTACTGTCAACCATTCCATTGACCAATCCATGGTTTTGAAAGCTTAATGTTTCTTTCTCTCTTAGGAAGCTGCTGAAGGAAAAGACACACTATTTGGTGATGAAGATTCTGACAAAAATTCCGAGACTCCTGATGGTCCTGACACATCTTCCTTCAGAGCATTTCTGATGTCATTTGTATCATCCACAACCTCCAGCAAGGATTCAATGGAGACCATACCTGAGCATAATCTAGACGTGGAATATCCAACTTTAACACCTGTTGGAAAGGCAAGCAGTGTGAGAAAGGGCTTGCTCAGTAGAGGGAAGCATTCCATTGGAAGGATTATTAGCAAGGCAGGACTCAGTAATTTCAGACAGAAACCCACCTACAGCATTGATGGTGAATTCACAGGTCAAACAGAATCAGTTGCACCTAGGTTTGAGATGAAGGGATCAAAGGAATTGGCTTTGCATGAGAAGTTGCCAGCTATGTCCGAGCCATCTGTTCTGTTGTCAGAAATGATGCGATCTGTTCTTTATTCATCTCTTCCTGTTCTTGTTCAAGGAAGGAACTGGATGTTGGTTTACAGGTTCAAAACATTTA comes from Panicum virgatum strain AP13 chromosome 4K, P.virgatum_v5, whole genome shotgun sequence and encodes:
- the LOC120703143 gene encoding annexin D2-like, whose protein sequence is MATLKVPATVPTAADDCEQLRKAFQGWGTNEALIISILGHRDAAQRRAIRRAYAETYGEELLRSITDEISGDFERAVILWTLDPAERDAVLANEAARKWQPGNRVLVEIACTRGSAQLFAVRQAYHERFKRSLEEDIAAHVKGDFRKLLVPLVTAYRYDGPEVNTRLAHSEAKILHEKIQHKSYSDDEIIRILTTRSKAQLLATFNYYNDAFGHPINKDLKADPKDEYLKTLRAIIRCFTCPDRYFEKVVRQAIAGLGTDESSLTRVITTRAEVDLKLIKEAYQKRNSVPLDRAVAGDTSGDYENMLLALLGQE
- the LOC120705065 gene encoding uncharacterized protein LOC120705065, with protein sequence MAQRADSSSSSASRATRRQGRGVSSLCEQHLVGKETGLPLIVCPDCDLARVIELRVVKLESQNKGRIFFKYPRNGNPKLCGFYRFQREYLDELVEKKIVRICNQIDEHGGKEDEAPGENEGMKQNDGMKQLENKMERLM
- the LOC120703144 gene encoding nuclear receptor coactivator 7-like, translated to MGYLPALGGKAAHLVSDLATVILNPVSERERQRHHASHLPEAAEGKDTLFGDEDSDKNSETPDGPDTSSFRAFLMSFVSSTTSSKDSMETIPEHNLDVEYPTLTPVGKASSVRKGLLSRGKHSIGRIISKAGLSNFRQKPTYSIDGEFTGQTESVAPRFEMKGSKELALHEKLPAMSEPSVLLSEMMRSVLYSSLPVLVQGRNWMLVYSTWRHGISLSTLYRRSRLCAGYSLLIVGDRRGAVFGGLVEAPLQPIIKRKYQGTNECFVFTNVEGRPVICRPTGANNYFTFCSNDYLAMGGGGHFALYLDGDLLNGSSSTSETFNNPCLSHTQEFKIKDVELWGFVNASKYEEMLTICRTEKQGVWNL